A genomic window from Acidimicrobiia bacterium includes:
- the mscL gene encoding large conductance mechanosensitive channel protein MscL, producing MWKDFKAFALRGVVLDLAVAVVIGAAFKAIVDSFVNDVFTPIVAALFGKPDFTDLGLTLRHCAPAAKAAKSCRQSVVHYGNFLTQITNFVIVAAAVFVMIKAFERLRTLRLLAVETGEVPVAVDEVTLLTEIRDLLREQASE from the coding sequence CTGTGGAAGGACTTCAAGGCGTTCGCGCTGCGCGGCGTCGTGCTCGACCTCGCGGTCGCGGTCGTGATCGGCGCGGCGTTCAAGGCGATCGTCGACTCGTTCGTGAACGACGTGTTCACGCCGATCGTCGCCGCGCTGTTCGGCAAGCCCGACTTCACCGACCTCGGGCTGACGCTGCGGCACTGCGCGCCCGCGGCCAAGGCCGCGAAGAGCTGCCGCCAGTCGGTGGTGCACTACGGCAACTTCCTCACTCAGATCACGAACTTCGTGATCGTCGCGGCCGCGGTGTTCGTGATGATCAAGGCGTTCGAGCGGCTGCGCACGCTGCGCCTGCTCGCGGTCGAGACCGGCGAGGTACCCGTCGCGGTCGACGAGGTCACGTTGCTCACCGAGATCCGCGACCTGCTGCGCGAGCAGGCAAGCGAGTGA
- a CDS encoding HIT domain-containing protein, which produces MTLDRLWAGWRSRYVSEIAGVPDHECFLCALCALPRESCCTEDTLVLERTDTTVTVMNLYPYGSGHLLVAPCRHEADLDGLSDTEADAVMRALRRTVRAIKAAYGPDGVNVGMNLGAAAGAGVPGHLHAHALPRWQGDTNFMTAVAEVRVLPEDLATGWHKLRAAWPSE; this is translated from the coding sequence ATGACGCTCGATCGACTCTGGGCGGGCTGGCGCTCGCGCTACGTCTCCGAGATCGCCGGTGTGCCCGACCACGAGTGCTTCCTCTGCGCGCTGTGCGCGCTTCCTCGCGAATCGTGCTGCACCGAGGACACGCTCGTGCTCGAGCGCACCGACACGACGGTCACCGTGATGAACCTCTATCCGTACGGGTCGGGGCACCTGCTCGTCGCGCCCTGCCGCCACGAGGCCGACCTCGACGGTCTGAGCGACACCGAAGCGGACGCGGTCATGCGCGCGCTGCGCCGGACGGTGCGCGCGATCAAGGCCGCCTACGGACCCGACGGCGTGAACGTGGGGATGAACCTGGGCGCCGCCGCCGGTGCGGGCGTGCCCGGGCATCTGCACGCGCACGCGCTCCCACGCTGGCAGGGCGACACGAACTTCATGACCGCGGTCGCCGAGGTGCGGGTGCTCCCCGAAGACCTCGCGACGGGCTGGCACAAACTGCGAGCGGCCTGGCCTTCCGAATAG
- a CDS encoding CDP-alcohol phosphatidyltransferase family protein: MLDRHWRAGVEKGLQPLGERLRRIGVTPDALTGFGLVASAVTAILIGSGHLIFGAVGIAVSGLGDLLDGAVARRTGQATARGAFFDSVADRVSDALLLGGVAWYLAPRNPHLPVLVLAVAGLSMVISYERAKAESLGLQARGGLMERAERFVFLGAGCLFGILVPVLWVMLVLTAVTASQRFVIVWRQADRPVRPPRPQRDARREARRERRPFRSPGHEGSTPALRQWWETRRPRDRDRSKPRHLSSRRRTRP; the protein is encoded by the coding sequence ATGCTCGACCGACACTGGCGGGCGGGAGTCGAGAAGGGTCTCCAGCCGCTGGGTGAGCGGCTGCGCCGCATCGGTGTGACTCCGGACGCCCTCACCGGCTTCGGCCTCGTCGCCTCCGCGGTGACCGCGATCCTCATCGGGTCCGGCCACCTCATCTTCGGTGCGGTCGGCATCGCGGTCAGCGGCCTCGGGGACCTCCTCGACGGCGCGGTCGCGCGCCGCACCGGCCAGGCGACCGCCCGCGGCGCCTTCTTCGACTCCGTCGCCGACCGGGTCTCCGACGCGCTCCTGCTCGGTGGCGTCGCCTGGTACCTGGCCCCCCGCAACCCGCACCTCCCGGTCCTCGTGCTCGCGGTCGCGGGCCTCTCGATGGTGATCTCCTACGAGCGGGCCAAGGCTGAGTCGCTCGGGCTCCAGGCGCGCGGTGGACTCATGGAGCGGGCCGAGCGGTTCGTGTTCCTCGGCGCCGGCTGCCTCTTCGGGATCCTCGTGCCCGTGCTCTGGGTGATGCTCGTGCTCACCGCAGTCACGGCGAGCCAGCGGTTCGTGATCGTGTGGCGCCAGGCCGACCGCCCGGTCCGTCCGCCCCGACCGCAGCGCGACGCCCGCCGCGAGGCCCGCCGCGAACGCCGCCCGTTCCGGTCGCCCGGTCACGAGGGTTCGACGCCGGCCCTGCGCCAGTGGTGGGAGACGCGCCGGCCGCGCGACCGCGACCGATCGAAGCCCCGCCACCTCTCTTCGCGGCGGCGCACCCGGCCCTGA
- a CDS encoding cellulase family glycosylhydrolase: MKWTRRHVTALVAATLALGVVPAVVALPTTPAAASVAISNIGNQQPSLPWESHSKMIADLDAVAATGMTWVRTDFYWPLMEPGRGQFSWGATDEFVRAATARGLHVLAVPDYTPAWASSGPTDHYPPRNLSDYASFVAAATSRYAPMGVHAWEIWNEPNRASFWLPKADPPTYTHLLQQAYAAIKHVDSHATVISGGLSPAGDDGLNMAPQTFLDAMYRNGARGSFDAVGYHPYSWPYPPMYAAGWNTFYQTPNVHAIMSHYGDGAKQIWGTETGWPTGTGRYAVSEGTQAQYTVDAIRQWESWSFHGPFFLYTIHDLGTNSNAWDQNMGMLDYHGSPKPVAAAVTALLAGAGIPSVTPGAGTQVAPYSGTATLHVPVTLDQPSRNAVSVAYTTLSLPPNVNARAGVDYDARSGTVTFAPGQTRADVAITIRAAHGAVSHDIFFVRFHDPTNAVLGGYFGLGIGVITPGPGAGAVPPSTHGTGPGVPFENALHKAGSSGSVGGALGSAAHLTAAERAAICGSAHRAMPDHRIARPHPRPGTFCAVDLSTRGTAA; this comes from the coding sequence ATGAAGTGGACGCGGCGTCACGTGACGGCGTTGGTCGCGGCAACGTTGGCCTTGGGCGTGGTGCCTGCGGTCGTCGCGCTGCCGACCACGCCCGCGGCGGCGTCGGTTGCGATCTCGAACATCGGGAACCAGCAGCCGAGCCTCCCGTGGGAGTCGCACTCGAAGATGATCGCCGACCTCGACGCGGTCGCGGCGACCGGTATGACGTGGGTTCGCACCGACTTCTACTGGCCGCTGATGGAGCCGGGCCGCGGTCAGTTCTCGTGGGGCGCGACCGACGAGTTCGTGCGCGCCGCGACGGCGCGCGGACTGCACGTGCTCGCAGTACCCGACTACACGCCCGCGTGGGCGAGCTCGGGTCCGACCGATCACTACCCGCCGCGCAACCTCTCCGACTACGCGAGCTTCGTCGCCGCCGCGACGAGTCGCTACGCGCCGATGGGCGTGCACGCGTGGGAGATCTGGAACGAGCCGAACCGCGCGTCGTTCTGGCTGCCGAAGGCAGACCCGCCGACGTACACGCACCTGTTGCAGCAGGCGTACGCGGCGATCAAGCACGTCGACTCGCACGCGACGGTGATCAGCGGTGGTCTGTCACCCGCGGGTGACGACGGCCTGAACATGGCGCCGCAGACGTTCCTCGACGCGATGTACCGCAACGGTGCGCGCGGCTCGTTCGACGCGGTCGGGTACCACCCGTACTCGTGGCCGTACCCGCCGATGTACGCCGCGGGTTGGAACACCTTCTATCAAACGCCCAACGTGCACGCGATCATGTCGCACTACGGCGACGGTGCGAAGCAGATCTGGGGCACCGAAACGGGATGGCCGACGGGCACCGGTCGCTACGCGGTGAGCGAGGGCACGCAGGCGCAGTACACCGTCGACGCGATCCGCCAGTGGGAGAGCTGGAGCTTCCACGGGCCGTTCTTCCTCTACACGATCCACGACCTCGGGACGAACTCGAACGCGTGGGATCAGAACATGGGCATGCTCGACTACCACGGCTCGCCCAAGCCAGTCGCCGCCGCGGTGACCGCGCTCCTCGCGGGCGCGGGCATCCCGAGCGTGACGCCGGGCGCGGGCACGCAGGTCGCGCCGTATTCGGGCACCGCGACGTTGCACGTCCCGGTGACGCTCGACCAGCCGAGTCGCAACGCGGTGAGCGTCGCGTACACAACGCTGTCGCTGCCGCCGAACGTGAACGCACGCGCGGGCGTCGACTACGACGCGCGGTCGGGCACGGTGACGTTCGCGCCGGGACAGACGCGCGCCGACGTCGCGATCACGATCCGCGCCGCGCACGGCGCGGTGTCGCACGACATCTTCTTCGTGCGCTTCCACGATCCGACCAACGCCGTGCTCGGTGGCTACTTCGGCCTCGGGATCGGCGTGATCACTCCCGGGCCGGGCGCCGGGGCCGTGCCGCCCTCGACCCACGGCACCGGCCCGGGCGTTCCGTTCGAGAACGCGCTCCACAAGGCGGGCTCGTCGGGTTCGGTCGGGGGCGCATTGGGCTCGGCCGCGCACCTCACCGCGGCCGAACGGGCCGCGATCTGCGGCTCGGCCCACCGGGCCATGCCCGACCACCGGATCGCGCGGCCGCACCCACGACCCGGCACCTTCTGCGCGGTCGATCTCTCGACCCGCGGCACCGCGGCGTAG
- a CDS encoding elongation factor G: MRNVALVGHGGAGKTSLAEALLFAAGAIPRMGRIEDHNTVCDFDPEEQRRGISVSLALAPFESDGHKVNLVDTPGYADFVGDVSAALRAADLALFVVSAVEGVEVQTEVAWSMAEDLGLPRAIFVNKLDRERASFSRTLDDLKEKFGPGVAPLQLPIGEESALHGIIELLTDTAITYDGSKAAGTAGEIPSEMEYEEHSVHDALIEGIVIAEDDLMERYLNDEKIESSELASALASGIAQATVFPVLCGSATKLVGVDRLIRFLVEEAPAPRVGDGPAAALVFKTIVDPYVGRVNLFRVMQGSLKTDDTLSNNRTRSDERLHQLFVMRGKEQETAATLEAGDVAAVAKLSDTATGDVLSVKGSTVEVDAIESPSPVLAVAIKAHSKGDEDKLANALHRLQDEDPALRLERNAETHQTLLWGMGETHVSIALEKLARKFGVSVDTEEVRVPYRETITQLAEAEGKYKKQTGGHGQFGVAWVRLEPKERGGGFEFADAIVGGSIPRQFIPAVEKGVAETMERGGHFGFPVVDVKATVYDGKHHPVDSSEMSFRMAGSIGFQEAMAKANPILLEPISTLTVTVPEANQGDVMGDLNSKRGRIQGSASVGHGEVEITASVPTSEILRYSIDLRSMTGGRGRFVAEHSHYDPVPSHLVEKVRASVNPEPVRA, translated from the coding sequence TTGCGCAACGTCGCCCTCGTCGGACACGGCGGGGCGGGCAAGACCTCGCTCGCCGAGGCCCTGCTCTTCGCCGCCGGCGCGATCCCGAGGATGGGACGCATCGAGGACCACAACACGGTCTGCGACTTCGACCCCGAAGAGCAACGCCGCGGCATCTCCGTGTCGCTCGCGCTCGCGCCGTTCGAGAGCGACGGGCACAAGGTGAACCTCGTCGACACGCCCGGTTACGCGGACTTCGTCGGCGACGTCTCCGCCGCGTTGCGCGCCGCGGATCTTGCGCTCTTCGTCGTATCCGCGGTCGAAGGGGTCGAAGTGCAGACGGAAGTCGCGTGGTCGATGGCCGAGGACCTCGGTCTGCCGCGCGCGATCTTCGTGAACAAGCTCGATCGCGAGCGCGCGTCGTTCTCCCGCACGCTCGACGACCTGAAGGAGAAGTTCGGCCCGGGCGTCGCGCCGCTGCAGCTCCCGATCGGTGAGGAATCCGCGCTCCACGGCATCATCGAGCTGCTCACCGACACCGCGATCACGTACGACGGCAGCAAGGCCGCGGGCACGGCGGGCGAGATCCCGTCGGAGATGGAGTACGAGGAGCACTCGGTGCACGACGCGCTCATCGAGGGCATCGTCATCGCCGAGGACGATCTCATGGAGCGCTACCTCAACGACGAGAAGATCGAGTCGTCGGAGCTCGCGTCCGCGCTCGCGAGCGGCATCGCGCAGGCGACCGTCTTCCCGGTGCTGTGCGGCAGCGCCACCAAGCTCGTCGGCGTCGATCGGCTCATCCGCTTCCTCGTCGAGGAGGCGCCCGCGCCGAGGGTCGGCGACGGCCCCGCGGCCGCGCTCGTGTTCAAGACGATCGTCGACCCGTACGTCGGGCGCGTGAACCTCTTCCGCGTCATGCAGGGCTCGTTGAAGACCGATGACACGCTCTCGAACAACCGCACGCGCTCCGACGAGCGGTTGCACCAGCTGTTCGTGATGCGCGGGAAGGAACAGGAGACGGCGGCAACGCTCGAAGCCGGCGACGTCGCCGCGGTCGCGAAGCTCAGCGACACCGCGACCGGCGACGTGCTGAGCGTGAAGGGGTCGACGGTCGAGGTCGACGCGATCGAGTCACCCAGTCCCGTGCTCGCGGTCGCGATCAAGGCGCACTCGAAGGGCGACGAGGACAAGCTCGCCAACGCGCTGCACCGCCTGCAGGACGAGGACCCCGCGCTGCGGCTCGAGCGCAACGCGGAGACGCACCAGACACTGCTGTGGGGCATGGGCGAGACGCACGTGTCGATCGCGCTCGAGAAGCTCGCGCGCAAGTTCGGCGTGAGCGTCGACACCGAAGAGGTGCGCGTTCCTTACCGCGAGACGATCACGCAGCTCGCCGAGGCGGAGGGCAAGTACAAGAAGCAGACCGGCGGGCACGGGCAGTTCGGCGTCGCGTGGGTGCGGCTCGAGCCGAAGGAGCGCGGCGGCGGCTTCGAGTTCGCCGACGCGATCGTGGGTGGCTCGATCCCCCGCCAGTTCATCCCCGCCGTCGAGAAGGGCGTCGCCGAGACGATGGAGCGCGGCGGCCACTTCGGGTTCCCCGTCGTCGACGTGAAGGCGACCGTCTACGACGGCAAGCACCACCCCGTCGACAGCTCGGAGATGAGCTTCCGCATGGCCGGCTCGATCGGCTTCCAGGAGGCGATGGCGAAGGCGAACCCGATCCTGCTCGAGCCGATCAGCACGTTGACCGTGACCGTGCCGGAGGCGAACCAGGGCGACGTGATGGGCGACCTCAACTCCAAGCGCGGTCGCATCCAGGGGTCGGCGTCGGTCGGGCACGGCGAGGTCGAGATCACCGCGTCGGTGCCGACGTCGGAGATCCTGCGCTACTCGATCGACCTGCGGTCGATGACGGGCGGGCGCGGTCGCTTCGTCGCCGAGCACTCGCACTACGACCCGGTGCCGTCACACCTCGTCGAGAAGGTGCGCGCGAGTGTGAACCCGGAGCCCGTGCGCGCGTAG